In Asanoa sp. WMMD1127, one genomic interval encodes:
- a CDS encoding ABC transporter ATP-binding protein: MGTVAVHGLRKSFGKVQALDGVTLDVPDGSFFVVLGPSGAGKTTTLRAIAGLEKLDAGSVHLDGRDATGDTPAARDLAMVFQSYALYPRHTAYENIASPLRARRCSAGEIAAAVERMASLLHIERLLQRRPAQLSGGEMQRVALARALVRSPRAFLMDEPLTNLDLKLRVEMRTELTRIHRSLGATFVYVTNDQVEALSMADQVAVLKEGKVQQVGTPTQVYERPANQWVAGFIGSPPISLLACHAEGDRLVGAEGWTLPRPRWSTAQDGRPLVLGLRAEHLSVEQRGDASLSGELYGLEPLGDRTVVDVRVGTAILKVKARPTATGTPGDRLLVTVDLDRAHLFDADTGVSLSGAGR; encoded by the coding sequence ATGGGAACCGTGGCGGTGCACGGGCTGCGCAAGTCCTTCGGCAAGGTCCAGGCCCTGGACGGAGTCACGCTGGACGTGCCGGACGGGTCGTTCTTCGTCGTGCTCGGGCCGTCCGGGGCGGGCAAGACCACGACGCTGCGCGCGATCGCCGGCCTCGAGAAGCTCGACGCCGGGTCGGTGCACCTGGACGGGCGGGACGCGACCGGCGACACCCCGGCCGCGCGCGACCTGGCCATGGTCTTCCAGAGCTACGCCCTCTACCCGCGACACACGGCGTACGAGAACATCGCTTCCCCGCTGCGGGCCCGTCGCTGCTCCGCCGGCGAGATCGCCGCCGCCGTAGAGCGGATGGCGAGCCTGCTGCACATCGAACGGCTGCTGCAGCGGCGGCCCGCACAGTTGTCGGGCGGCGAGATGCAGCGCGTGGCGCTGGCCCGGGCGCTGGTCCGCAGCCCCCGCGCGTTCCTCATGGACGAGCCGCTGACGAACCTCGACCTCAAGCTCCGCGTCGAGATGCGCACCGAGCTCACCCGCATCCACCGCAGCCTCGGCGCGACCTTCGTCTACGTGACCAACGACCAGGTCGAGGCGCTGTCGATGGCCGACCAGGTCGCGGTCCTCAAGGAGGGGAAGGTGCAACAGGTCGGCACGCCGACGCAGGTGTACGAGCGTCCGGCCAACCAGTGGGTCGCGGGATTCATCGGGAGCCCGCCGATCAGCCTGCTCGCCTGCCACGCCGAAGGTGATCGTCTGGTCGGTGCGGAAGGCTGGACGCTGCCGCGGCCCCGCTGGAGCACGGCGCAGGACGGTCGTCCCCTCGTGCTGGGCCTGCGCGCGGAGCACCTGTCCGTCGAGCAGCGCGGAGACGCGTCGTTGTCGGGAGAGCTCTACGGGCTCGAGCCGCTCGGCGACCGGACGGTGGTCGACGTCCGGGTGGGCACGGCGATCCTCAAGGTCAAGGCACGACCCACCGCCACCGGCACGCCGGGCGACCGCCTGCTGGTCACGGTCGACCTCGACCGGGCGCACCTGTTCGACGCGGACACCGGGGTGTCGCTGTCCGGGGCCGGGCGTTGA
- a CDS encoding carbohydrate ABC transporter permease produces the protein MGVSVNETVSPEPVRDRTPPARRRGGRGRSVVEIALLTVLAVVMLFPVLWMVETSIKENRDVYAIPAKFFDFDFTMDHFKDVFVASGGGRSGLSVSFLNSVVVAGVSTLLATVLGVPAAWAYSRFAVKAKKDQLFFILSTRFMPPVVVVIPIFLMYRQVGLIDTELGLILIYAAFNLPFTIWMMKGFVDEVPAEYEDAAMLDGYTRLQAFRKFTLPLLVPGIAATAVFALIFSWNEFVFAIFLTSSDEVRTAPPAIAGLIGGTTVDWGLVAASSVVFALPVLVFAYLVRKHLVAGVTLGAVRR, from the coding sequence ATGGGCGTCTCCGTCAACGAGACCGTGTCCCCTGAACCGGTCCGGGACCGCACCCCTCCCGCGCGTCGCCGCGGCGGCCGGGGCCGCTCCGTTGTGGAGATCGCGCTGCTGACCGTACTGGCCGTCGTGATGCTCTTTCCCGTGCTCTGGATGGTCGAGACGTCCATCAAGGAGAACCGTGACGTCTACGCCATTCCGGCCAAGTTCTTCGACTTCGACTTCACCATGGACCATTTCAAGGACGTGTTCGTCGCGTCCGGCGGCGGTCGCTCGGGGTTGTCGGTCTCGTTCCTCAACTCCGTCGTGGTCGCCGGGGTCTCCACGCTGCTGGCCACCGTGCTGGGCGTCCCGGCGGCCTGGGCCTACTCACGCTTCGCGGTGAAGGCCAAGAAGGACCAGCTGTTCTTCATCCTGTCCACCCGCTTCATGCCGCCCGTGGTGGTCGTCATCCCGATCTTCCTGATGTACCGACAGGTCGGACTCATCGACACCGAGCTCGGCCTGATCCTCATCTACGCCGCGTTCAACCTGCCGTTCACCATCTGGATGATGAAGGGATTCGTCGACGAGGTGCCGGCGGAGTACGAGGATGCCGCGATGCTCGACGGCTACACCCGCCTGCAGGCGTTCCGGAAGTTCACCCTGCCCCTGCTCGTGCCCGGCATCGCCGCCACGGCGGTGTTCGCGCTCATCTTCTCGTGGAACGAGTTCGTGTTCGCCATCTTCCTCACCTCCAGCGACGAGGTGCGCACGGCGCCACCCGCCATCGCGGGCCTAATCGGCGGCACCACTGTGGACTGGGGTCTCGTCGCCGCCTCCTCCGTCGTGTTCGCCCTACCGGTGCTCGTCTTCGCCTATCTGGTGCGCAAGCATCTCGTCGCCGGTGTGACGCTCGGGGCGGTGCGACGCTGA
- a CDS encoding DUF1330 domain-containing protein yields MPKGYWVSVYPTIEDPESLDVYNRLAGLAVAAAGGRVLASIGSRIEAHEAGIAERVVLIEFDSFEQAVAARASAAYQEALAALPDGFERDFRIVEGLD; encoded by the coding sequence ATGCCCAAGGGCTACTGGGTCAGCGTCTACCCCACCATCGAGGATCCCGAAAGTCTTGATGTCTACAACAGGCTGGCGGGTCTGGCCGTCGCGGCCGCGGGCGGGCGGGTGCTGGCGAGCATCGGCAGCCGGATCGAAGCACACGAAGCCGGAATAGCCGAGCGCGTCGTGCTGATCGAGTTCGACAGCTTCGAGCAGGCGGTCGCCGCACGCGCGAGCGCGGCCTACCAGGAGGCGCTGGCCGCGCTCCCCGACGGCTTCGAGCGCGACTTCCGCATCGTCGAGGGCCTCGACTGA
- a CDS encoding ABC transporter ATP-binding protein translates to MAGIEVTALHKRYPDGTVAVDHVDLSVGDGELFVMLGPSGCGKTTTLRAIAGLERQTTGDIRIGDTLVNDLPPAERDIAMVFQFYALYPHLRTRDNLAFPLRAEGLPKAEVRARVDEAARLMRLGPLLDRRPRRLSGGEQQRVALARALVRRPRAFLMDEPLTNLDAELRADMRTEIKHLQGELGTTMVYVTHDQVEAMSLGHRIAILNNGRVEQIGTPLEVYDRPASLFCAGFIGSPPMNLIEVEVEDGKLRSKGGLVLAPPSGVPLGRSLLAGVRPEALEVTAPGADGSVPARVVSAEWLGDEIIYVVDHGGQGDVRVRMPPTGRFAADDGVGLRHTGGIPVVYDASTEELVA, encoded by the coding sequence ATGGCCGGCATCGAGGTGACCGCCCTGCACAAGCGCTACCCGGACGGGACGGTCGCGGTCGACCACGTAGACCTGTCCGTCGGCGACGGCGAGCTGTTCGTGATGCTCGGCCCGTCCGGTTGCGGCAAGACCACCACGCTGCGAGCCATCGCCGGCCTGGAGCGGCAGACGACCGGCGACATCCGCATCGGCGACACGCTGGTCAACGACCTGCCGCCGGCCGAGCGCGACATCGCGATGGTGTTCCAGTTCTACGCGCTCTACCCGCATCTGCGTACCCGCGACAATTTGGCGTTCCCGTTGCGGGCCGAGGGTCTGCCCAAGGCGGAGGTGCGCGCGCGGGTCGACGAGGCCGCCCGGCTGATGCGGCTCGGCCCGCTGCTGGACCGACGGCCGCGCCGGCTGTCCGGCGGCGAACAGCAGCGCGTCGCGCTGGCGCGCGCGCTGGTGCGACGACCGCGGGCCTTCCTCATGGACGAGCCACTGACCAACCTGGACGCCGAGCTGCGGGCGGACATGCGCACGGAGATCAAGCACCTCCAGGGTGAGCTGGGGACCACGATGGTCTACGTCACCCACGACCAGGTCGAGGCGATGTCGCTCGGGCACCGGATCGCCATCCTCAACAACGGCCGCGTCGAGCAGATCGGCACACCGCTGGAGGTCTACGACCGTCCGGCGAGCCTGTTCTGCGCCGGATTCATCGGCTCGCCCCCGATGAACCTGATCGAGGTGGAGGTGGAGGACGGGAAGCTGCGCAGCAAAGGCGGGCTGGTCCTTGCGCCACCGTCCGGCGTGCCGCTGGGCCGTTCCCTGCTGGCCGGCGTCCGGCCGGAGGCATTGGAAGTGACCGCGCCCGGCGCGGACGGTTCGGTCCCGGCCCGTGTCGTCTCGGCGGAGTGGCTGGGCGACGAGATCATCTACGTCGTCGACCACGGCGGCCAGGGCGACGTACGGGTTCGGATGCCACCGACCGGCCGGTTCGCCGCTGACGACGGTGTGGGGCTGCGGCACACCGGCGGGATCCCGGTGGTCTACGACGCGAGCACGGAAGAGCTGGTGGCCTGA
- a CDS encoding NAD-dependent epimerase/dehydratase family protein: MAKVLVTGSAGFIGGYLVEELLDRGHSVVGLDNFSKYGPVSHGYDDHPLFSFVEGDARDSGLLADLLADCDHFVAGAAMIGGISYFHAYAYDLLATNERIMAASCDAAIAAHRAGQLRKVTYISSSMVFESTDHWPSREGDERRIPPPVSSYGFQKLAVEYWARAAWDQHGLPYTIVRPFNCVGVGEGRALGSAEVLSGNVKLAMSHVVPDLVQKVLKGQDPLHILGSGEQVRHYTYGGDLARGIVTAMEHPAAHNDDFNLSTAESTTVLALAELIWRKIKDPDVPFRHTSDEPFAHDVAKRVPDVAKAREVLGFTATTTLDTMLDEVIPWITRAVAEGRL, from the coding sequence GTGGCTAAGGTGCTCGTCACCGGTTCGGCGGGTTTCATCGGCGGTTACCTGGTCGAGGAGCTGCTCGACCGGGGCCACTCGGTGGTGGGGCTCGACAACTTCTCGAAGTACGGCCCGGTGTCGCACGGCTACGACGACCACCCGCTCTTCTCGTTCGTGGAAGGCGATGCCCGCGACTCCGGCCTGCTGGCCGACCTGCTCGCCGACTGCGACCACTTCGTCGCGGGCGCCGCCATGATCGGCGGAATCTCCTACTTCCACGCGTACGCGTACGACCTGCTCGCCACCAACGAGCGGATCATGGCGGCCTCGTGCGACGCGGCGATCGCGGCCCACCGCGCCGGGCAGCTGCGCAAGGTCACCTACATCTCGTCGTCGATGGTGTTCGAGTCGACCGACCACTGGCCGAGCCGGGAGGGCGACGAGCGGCGCATCCCGCCGCCCGTGTCGTCGTACGGGTTCCAGAAGCTGGCGGTGGAGTATTGGGCGCGGGCGGCCTGGGACCAGCACGGGCTGCCGTACACGATCGTGCGGCCGTTCAACTGCGTCGGCGTGGGCGAGGGACGCGCGCTCGGGTCGGCGGAGGTGCTGTCGGGCAACGTCAAGCTGGCGATGTCGCACGTCGTACCCGACCTGGTGCAGAAGGTCCTCAAAGGACAGGACCCGCTGCACATCCTGGGCTCGGGCGAGCAGGTGCGGCACTACACCTACGGCGGCGACCTGGCCCGGGGCATCGTCACCGCCATGGAGCACCCAGCCGCGCACAACGACGACTTCAACCTCTCGACCGCGGAGTCGACGACCGTGCTGGCGCTGGCGGAGCTGATCTGGCGCAAGATCAAAGACCCGGACGTGCCGTTCCGCCACACCAGCGACGAGCCGTTCGCGCACGACGTCGCCAAGCGGGTGCCCGACGTCGCCAAGGCCCGCGAGGTGCTCGGATTCACGGCGACGACCACCCTGGATACGATGCTGGACGAGGTGATCCCGTGGATCACCCGCGCGGTGGCGGAGGGTCGGCTCTGA
- a CDS encoding nucleotide sugar dehydrogenase: MAAAETAVDVCVVGGCGRVGLPLGIALASRGLSVVLYDIDAAAVELVNAGRLPFAETGAGEALTAALAAGRLRATTAASSVGLADALVVVVGTPVDEHLNPDLGAVPRALERCAEHLHDGQLVVLRSTVYPGVTALTEKLLTSKGLAVDVAFCPERIAEGRAMTELFTLPQIVAARTPGALARAGRLFRHLTDTIVELEPEEAELAKLFTNTWRYIKFATANQFWMMANDFGLDFARIRHAVAHEYPRAADLPMPGFAAGPCLLKDTMQLAAFNRNNFVLGHSAMLINEGLPLYLVSRLEDRFDLAELTVGILGMAFKGGSDDPRDSLAYKLRKILTLKARETLCTDPYVADDRFLPLDDVLKRADLLVIAAPHPDYGRLDTDKPLVDMWGLTGRGVRV, encoded by the coding sequence ATGGCAGCTGCGGAGACCGCGGTCGACGTGTGCGTCGTGGGCGGCTGCGGGCGGGTCGGCCTGCCGTTGGGCATCGCGCTGGCCTCGCGCGGGCTCTCGGTCGTGCTCTACGACATCGACGCCGCGGCCGTCGAGCTCGTCAACGCCGGCCGGTTGCCGTTCGCCGAGACCGGCGCCGGCGAAGCGCTGACCGCCGCGCTGGCCGCCGGCCGGCTGCGGGCCACGACGGCGGCGTCCAGCGTCGGCCTGGCCGACGCGCTGGTCGTGGTCGTCGGCACCCCCGTCGACGAGCACCTCAACCCCGACCTCGGCGCGGTGCCGCGCGCCCTGGAGCGCTGCGCCGAGCACCTGCACGACGGCCAGCTGGTCGTGCTGCGCAGCACGGTCTACCCCGGTGTCACCGCGTTGACCGAGAAGCTGCTGACGAGCAAAGGCCTCGCCGTCGACGTGGCGTTCTGCCCGGAGCGGATCGCCGAGGGCAGGGCGATGACCGAACTGTTCACGCTGCCGCAGATCGTCGCCGCCCGCACTCCGGGCGCGCTGGCCCGGGCCGGGCGGCTGTTCCGCCACCTCACCGACACGATCGTCGAGCTGGAGCCCGAGGAGGCCGAGCTCGCGAAGCTGTTCACCAACACCTGGCGCTACATCAAGTTCGCGACGGCCAACCAGTTCTGGATGATGGCCAACGACTTCGGGCTCGACTTCGCGCGCATCCGGCACGCTGTCGCCCACGAGTACCCGCGGGCCGCGGATCTGCCGATGCCCGGGTTCGCCGCCGGTCCGTGCCTGCTCAAGGACACGATGCAGCTGGCGGCGTTCAACCGCAACAACTTCGTGCTCGGCCACTCCGCGATGCTCATCAACGAGGGCCTGCCGCTCTATCTCGTCTCGCGGCTGGAGGACCGGTTCGACCTCGCGGAGCTGACCGTCGGCATCCTGGGCATGGCGTTCAAGGGCGGCAGCGACGATCCGCGCGACAGCCTGGCCTACAAGCTGCGCAAGATCCTGACGCTGAAGGCGCGCGAGACGTTGTGCACCGACCCCTACGTGGCCGACGACCGGTTCCTCCCACTCGACGACGTGCTCAAGCGGGCCGACCTGCTGGTCATCGCGGCGCCGCACCCCGACTACGGCCGGCTGGACACCGACAAACCCCTCGTCGACATGTGGGGCCTGACCGGACGGGGCGTGCGGGTGTGA
- a CDS encoding NAD-dependent succinate-semialdehyde dehydrogenase has product MSDPMDVLAPEHRRLRIGAAWRDAANGATFAVEDPGTGKTIAQVADAGVVDGLAALDAATEAMAQWAATPPRKRSELLTATHRALTERSAALARLITLEMGKPLAEARAEVAYGAEFFRWFAEEAVRVEGRYSTAPGGGYRILTVPKPVGPCVFVTPWNFPLAMGARKIAPALAAGCTTITKPAAQTPLTMLFLARLMEEVGVPPGVVNVVTTRRPGEVVSALLADRRTRKLSFTGSTEVGRVLLRQAADNVLRTSMELGGNAALIVCADADLDVALDGAMVAKMRNIGESCIAANRIYVEEPVRAEFTARFAERMSALSMGHGLDDGVDVGALIDEPSVAKIDELVADAVDRGARVLVGGARTAGPGHFYPPTVLVDVPDDARMLQAEIFGPVAPIISFTSDDEVLAKANDTEHGLVGYVFTRDLQRALRFVEGLETGMVGINRGLISDPSAPFGGVKQSGIGKEGSHEGILEYLDLTYAAIDLRLPGGH; this is encoded by the coding sequence ATGAGTGACCCCATGGACGTGCTGGCCCCCGAGCACCGGCGGCTCCGGATCGGCGCCGCCTGGCGCGACGCCGCGAACGGCGCCACCTTCGCCGTCGAGGACCCGGGCACCGGCAAGACCATCGCCCAGGTGGCGGACGCCGGCGTCGTCGACGGGCTCGCCGCCCTGGACGCGGCGACCGAGGCGATGGCGCAGTGGGCGGCGACCCCGCCGCGGAAACGGTCGGAGCTGTTGACCGCGACGCACCGGGCACTGACCGAGCGGTCCGCGGCGCTGGCCCGGCTGATCACGCTCGAGATGGGCAAGCCGCTCGCCGAGGCGCGGGCGGAGGTGGCCTACGGCGCCGAGTTCTTCCGTTGGTTCGCCGAGGAGGCGGTACGCGTCGAGGGGCGCTACAGCACCGCTCCGGGAGGTGGATACCGCATTCTCACCGTGCCGAAGCCGGTCGGACCGTGCGTCTTCGTGACGCCCTGGAACTTTCCGTTGGCCATGGGCGCCCGCAAGATCGCTCCCGCGCTGGCGGCGGGCTGCACGACGATCACCAAGCCCGCCGCGCAGACGCCGCTCACCATGCTGTTCCTGGCCCGCCTCATGGAGGAGGTCGGCGTCCCCCCGGGCGTCGTCAACGTGGTGACCACCAGGCGCCCCGGCGAGGTGGTCTCGGCCCTGCTGGCCGACCGTCGCACCCGCAAGCTCTCGTTCACCGGGTCGACCGAGGTCGGGCGGGTGCTGCTGCGCCAGGCCGCGGACAACGTGCTGCGTACGTCCATGGAACTCGGTGGTAACGCCGCCCTGATCGTCTGTGCCGACGCGGACCTGGACGTCGCGCTCGACGGCGCCATGGTGGCCAAGATGCGCAACATCGGGGAGTCGTGCATCGCGGCCAACCGGATCTACGTCGAGGAGCCGGTGCGCGCGGAGTTCACGGCGCGCTTCGCCGAGCGGATGTCCGCGCTGTCGATGGGTCACGGTCTCGACGACGGCGTGGACGTCGGAGCGCTGATCGACGAACCCTCGGTCGCCAAGATCGACGAGCTCGTCGCCGACGCCGTCGACCGCGGGGCGCGGGTCCTGGTCGGCGGCGCGCGAACGGCCGGGCCGGGGCACTTCTACCCGCCCACCGTCCTGGTCGACGTGCCGGACGACGCGCGGATGCTGCAGGCGGAGATCTTCGGCCCTGTGGCCCCGATCATCTCGTTCACGTCCGACGACGAGGTGCTGGCGAAGGCCAACGACACCGAGCACGGCCTGGTCGGCTACGTCTTCACCCGCGACCTCCAACGGGCGCTCCGGTTCGTCGAAGGCCTGGAAACAGGGATGGTCGGCATCAACCGCGGCCTGATCTCGGACCCGTCGGCGCCGTTCGGAGGGGTGAAGCAGTCCGGGATCGGCAAGGAGGGTTCGCACGAGGGCATCCTCGAGTATCTCGACCTCACGTACGCGGCGATCGACCTGCGGCTTCCCGGGGGGCACTGA
- a CDS encoding iron-containing alcohol dehydrogenase, producing MLETVRGPRQLIVGEGVAQNIPRVVAECGSRVLIVTDQVLLAQPGVAEIVAAVRDRVAAVEVFADANPDVPLADVDLAVSAAAKVDADVILAVGGGTVIDLAKIVGVIRCHGGTPRDFYGESKVPGPTVPLVAVPTTSGTGSELTPVSVLTDPERELKVGVSSVHIVPDFAIVDPELTYTCPATVTAHSGIDAFCHAVESFTARPRAHGPRDPVEQVFLGRNPITDHYALLAAERIARSLRRAVRDGHDTDARADMSYGSMLAGLAFAHAGNAAPHALQYPIGAATHTPHGLGVGLLLPYALAAAKDAIGDRLAILAGVCGLDVTGTSEAEAADRFLAWLDDLLADIGIPPTLADIGVARADLPRFAEMATGVTRLIQNHPGPTDTASLTAILEAAWTGDRTRPARTPSGCGSSTP from the coding sequence ATGCTCGAGACGGTCCGCGGACCACGCCAGCTGATCGTGGGCGAAGGCGTCGCGCAGAACATCCCGCGGGTGGTCGCCGAGTGTGGCTCACGGGTGCTGATCGTGACCGACCAGGTGCTGCTAGCGCAGCCCGGAGTGGCCGAGATCGTGGCCGCCGTGCGGGACAGGGTCGCGGCCGTCGAGGTGTTCGCCGACGCGAACCCCGACGTGCCACTCGCCGATGTCGACCTGGCCGTCTCGGCCGCCGCGAAGGTGGACGCCGACGTGATCCTCGCCGTCGGAGGCGGAACGGTGATCGACCTCGCGAAAATCGTCGGCGTCATCCGCTGCCACGGCGGGACGCCGCGCGACTTCTACGGCGAGTCGAAGGTGCCGGGGCCGACTGTCCCCCTTGTCGCCGTCCCCACGACGTCCGGCACCGGCTCCGAGCTCACACCGGTCTCGGTGTTGACGGACCCGGAACGCGAGCTGAAGGTGGGGGTTTCGAGCGTCCACATCGTGCCCGACTTCGCCATCGTCGACCCCGAGCTCACCTACACCTGCCCGGCGACCGTCACCGCCCACTCGGGTATCGACGCGTTCTGTCACGCGGTGGAGAGCTTCACCGCCCGACCCCGGGCCCATGGACCGCGGGACCCGGTGGAGCAGGTCTTCCTCGGCCGCAACCCGATCACCGACCACTACGCGCTCCTGGCCGCGGAGCGGATCGCCCGTAGCCTGCGCCGCGCCGTCAGGGACGGCCACGACACCGATGCGCGCGCGGACATGTCGTACGGTTCCATGCTCGCCGGGCTCGCCTTCGCCCATGCGGGTAACGCGGCGCCGCACGCGCTCCAGTACCCCATCGGCGCGGCCACCCACACGCCGCACGGGTTGGGCGTCGGGCTGCTGCTCCCCTACGCGCTGGCCGCGGCGAAGGATGCCATCGGCGACCGGTTGGCCATCCTCGCCGGGGTGTGTGGGCTCGACGTGACCGGCACCTCGGAGGCCGAGGCCGCGGACAGGTTCCTGGCCTGGCTCGACGACCTCCTCGCCGACATCGGCATCCCGCCGACGTTGGCGGACATCGGCGTGGCCCGGGCCGACCTCCCCCGGTTCGCGGAGATGGCCACCGGCGTCACCCGCCTGATCCAGAACCATCCCGGCCCGACCGACACCGCCAGCCTGACCGCCATCCTCGAAGCGGCCTGGACCGGGGACCGGACCCGACCCGCCCGCACCCCGAGCGGGTGCGGTTCGTCGACCCCGTGA
- a CDS encoding glycosyltransferase family 2 protein, producing MNPRVTVVIPVYNEGEAVVRCLDRILREVMLPAEILVVHDMPEDTTVPYAEEIALRDPRVRTVLNTYGPGPANAVRFGIDAARAPVTVVTMADGCDDPRQIDDLARLVDRGVVVAAASRYMPGGQQVGGPRFKRMASRWAGRSLRLLARVGTRDATNSFKAYDTAFVREVGIESRVGFEIGIELTAKATRLRLPVAEVPTIWLDRQLGESRFDVGRFLPSYLRWYFFAFGPRLTVEQLAARWERMRPEVLPEQDLDNRKARPRG from the coding sequence GTGAACCCGCGGGTCACCGTCGTCATCCCGGTCTACAACGAGGGCGAGGCGGTCGTGCGGTGCCTCGACCGCATCCTGCGCGAGGTCATGCTGCCCGCCGAGATCCTCGTCGTGCACGACATGCCCGAGGACACCACGGTCCCGTACGCGGAGGAGATCGCTCTGCGGGATCCGCGGGTCCGGACGGTGCTCAACACGTACGGGCCCGGGCCGGCCAACGCCGTCCGCTTCGGCATCGACGCCGCCCGCGCGCCGGTCACGGTCGTCACGATGGCCGACGGCTGCGACGATCCCCGCCAGATCGACGACCTGGCCCGCCTCGTCGACCGTGGCGTCGTGGTCGCCGCCGCCTCCCGCTACATGCCCGGCGGCCAGCAGGTCGGCGGTCCCCGCTTCAAGCGGATGGCGTCGCGCTGGGCCGGTCGCAGCCTGCGACTGCTGGCCCGGGTCGGCACCCGCGACGCGACCAACAGCTTCAAGGCGTACGACACCGCGTTCGTCCGCGAGGTCGGCATCGAGTCCCGGGTCGGCTTCGAGATCGGGATCGAGCTGACCGCCAAGGCCACCCGCCTGCGCCTGCCCGTCGCGGAGGTCCCCACGATCTGGCTCGACCGCCAGCTCGGCGAGTCCCGCTTCGACGTCGGCCGGTTCCTGCCCAGCTACCTGCGGTGGTACTTCTTCGCGTTCGGGCCGCGGCTCACCGTCGAGCAGCTCGCGGCGCGGTGGGAGCGGATGCGCCCGGAGGTGCTGCCCGAGCAGGATCTCGACAACAGGAAGGCACGACCTCGTGGCTAA
- a CDS encoding FkbM family methyltransferase, with the protein MAGTLSTQISTRVAAAMPAGAVGAAVRAVYPRIEPELARLASYAPRGGTAVDIGAWYGPWTRGLRRIADRVVALEPAADLAHRVATAYPDVRVVEAAASDHLGAATLWLPAGGSGVGTSSIEGGAGVGTTVRRVTVDSLDLADVRFMKIDVEGHELPALRGAEQTVRRDRPLLLVEVEERIQPIEPVLALLAEWGYRPFVLPRDRWLPLEEFDLVAHQRATVGRVRQSFARRVVAPWPRYVNLVLFRPEGSR; encoded by the coding sequence ATGGCCGGCACCCTGTCAACTCAGATCAGCACGCGCGTGGCCGCGGCCATGCCGGCCGGCGCGGTGGGCGCCGCGGTGCGAGCGGTCTACCCGCGGATCGAGCCCGAGCTCGCCCGGCTGGCCTCCTATGCGCCGCGCGGCGGGACGGCGGTCGACATCGGCGCCTGGTACGGGCCGTGGACCCGCGGCCTGCGCCGGATCGCCGACCGGGTCGTCGCGCTGGAGCCCGCCGCCGACCTGGCTCACCGGGTCGCCACCGCCTATCCCGACGTCCGGGTCGTCGAGGCGGCGGCCTCCGACCACCTCGGCGCCGCGACGCTCTGGCTCCCGGCCGGCGGCTCCGGCGTGGGCACGTCGTCGATCGAGGGCGGCGCGGGTGTCGGCACCACCGTCCGCCGGGTGACTGTGGACAGCCTCGACCTGGCCGACGTGCGGTTCATGAAGATCGACGTCGAGGGCCACGAGCTGCCCGCCCTGCGCGGGGCCGAACAGACCGTCCGGCGGGACCGGCCCCTGCTGCTCGTCGAGGTCGAGGAGCGGATCCAGCCGATCGAGCCGGTCCTCGCGCTGCTCGCGGAGTGGGGCTACCGGCCCTTCGTGCTGCCGCGTGACCGGTGGCTGCCGCTGGAGGAGTTCGACCTGGTCGCCCACCAGCGCGCGACGGTCGGCCGGGTCCGGCAGAGCTTCGCGCGGCGGGTGGTCGCGCCGTGGCCCCGCTACGTCAACCTCGTGCTGTTCCGGCCGGAAGGATCCCGATGA